A segment of the Amblyomma americanum isolate KBUSLIRL-KWMA chromosome 6, ASM5285725v1, whole genome shotgun sequence genome:
gtgagtattggtggtggtgatgcacagttaatTACCACTGGAAATTGAACACctccgtacgggttatcaagaatatcacacttaaaatcggtaaaaacggatggagagctagaagacaagtctatgcaactcattttacctgaggatgaagagcaatatttgggtttgcctgtattgagcaagcagacgttgttgcacagaataaaatcttctaaaatccgaccactagtgtctgtctgttcactaccccaaaacgaggagtgcgcgttaaaatcctcgactaccagatatggctctggtagctgcctaaaaagctcctctagaccttgtagtgtaacagtgagatgtggtggaaggtatatagagcatacggtagttgttttaaagcttaggacggtgactgcaacggcttcataattcgtctggagcttgatttcatgggttgcaacgccgctctgaactacaacagcaacgcctaCAGAAAGCCTCTTTGCTTGCTCACGGTCtgggcgaaagactttatactttttaaaaatatttttatgagaaggtcccaagttggtctcctTCAGACACAGTGCCACAGGAGATAGAGAATTCATGATATCTGTTGCATCGCTATAGTTATttagaattccacggcagttccagtggataaggaacgccatgatgattttttttttgggggggggggggattgtattgagaccttaggtccctccttgctgagggcctgttattaaggtttttttctttttgcgattAAGGGAGCCCCGCCGCCAATGCGGCCGAGGCGAGctctgagttgtatccatcgcctcagcggaggcgctggagttccgtgGGGAACTCACGGGCAGTGGGGTGATGGACTTCTCCCGAATGGGGAAACCTtccgggctgccgacttggaggtcGACGGGcccttttgggggggggggggggaggtggcatagcagctctcgctgcatctgtcaggggcgcggatggccctgcctcaacctcacgtagtgtgagctgggcaggtgccgaaggccgctgtggtgcgccgcgcccacgcaccacatcggcgaaaatTGTATGTGCGTTGAAAGAAAATGAGCTCCGGGTCATTACGTAGcgctgtcttgcctctttaaatgtaacATTCGCTTTGGTCTTGATGGTAATAATATCcttttctcttttccaagcaGGACAGGATCTTGAATAAgcggcgtggtcgccttcgcagtttgcgcagcgtgatgcagcatcgcagtcttcggatttatgatgattggaggcacatttggcacatttatcgcggccgcgacagctttgggagccatggccaaacctttggcattTGTAGCATCGTCTGGGTTTAGGGATATATGGTCGGACGGATATTTTTACGTACCCTACCTGGATTGATTCGGGCAGGGTGCAGGAAGCAAGGTCAGTACCAGGTGTtttgttggaatttctttgttttctttgcgtaTTTTTATCCTATATACATTGGTTACATATTTTATTCGGACAGTCCTTCCAGCATTTCCTCTTCTGTCAGGTGCAAAAAGTCGTTGtcggagatgacaccacgtacaaTGTTTAGCGATATATGGGGTGTTACAGACACAGGGACGTCACCGAAAGTTTCGATGTCTGCCAGTTTCGAGATTTGAGTGATGTCAACAAGTTCTAGCAGGAGGTCTCCGCTAGCCAGTTTTGTTACTTTATACTTCGGACCTAATGAATCAGTGGGAGCTATGAATGGGGATATTAGTCTAGCTGGCTTTTCTTTGCGTTCTCTGTGCACAATATGATACTTTGGGATAGttaattgttttctttttgtcgaaAAATTGTGAGGTCACATCGGTCACATCGACCACTCGGGAAAGGACAAGAGCAGCACCGTGGTCTTGTAACCTTATGACGTCATCGCCTTCCCTACCAATCGGTGACTTTTGTGACGATTGTAATACGTCACCCAGTCACGTGCCCATGCTACGTCATCGCTCTCTCGACCAACCAGCGACTTTGTAACCAACGGACGCGAAATCGCAAGATGCGGTCTAATGCTCTAGCAATAATATAGGAAAGGAACTATCGcatgaaaaggagaaaaaagcCCATGGCAGTGGAGGACTTGTATTTCACAACAGATACGCACGACTAAGAGCGCGTGTATGGGCCGCTTCATCTAACTCGAGAACCAGTAACCTGAAACGAAAAATGGCATATCGGTCGCGCTCTACGTAATGCTCTGATGTGAGTAAAAGTGGATCAGGAGGTAGGACCATACATTTTGTCAACAAGTCAGCTACCTCCAGCGGAGCCCTGCACAAGGGGCACCGACCATCCGGCTCATGCGAATTCTTCTTTTGGCTAAACAGAAGCTGCTCTACGCTCAGACATCTAGAGCTGCGGCGTGGTCGCCCACTGCGTACGTTGCTCACCCTTAAAGTTATGACGAAGCTTTATGACCAGTGAATGTACTGAAGGACTCTGATTGTTATCGCTGCAATCGGCAGTGTCCTTGTTAACTTCAAAGCCTTTAAAAATTATGGCATTTAAAAAGATTCTAATCTATTACGATTTCATACTTATTTCAGTATTATTAAAAATCTTTTCCATTTTCTCAGAAACCTATCCTATTATCGTTCGGTTCCatcgagagaagaaattcaatctcTTGTTTGGGTTTCCTCCAAATTCTGGCCAATCCTCCGCCGTGGGTGTGTGCAATTTCTACAGATCCTAACAACAACAGCGACGACTGCGGTGGCGGCAGGAAACGGCTCGTTGCAATCAGATCATGAGGCGCGAGTCAGAAGACAAAGAAGGCAGAGGTTCGTGTCGCCTGTCCCTAATGACGTTATATTTGCAGAGAACTGCCAACCCGACGTCACATTCCTCTGTATCGGCGAAATCGGCAGAGAAAGAGCTCTTTTCGAGGCAGCAACCAGGGTGGAGAGCTCCACCTGGCATCCTCGAGGCTCCACAGGGCTTCTTCAGCCTCCTCGAGGGACCTTGCTTGAAGACCCTGCTGTTCCAGATGGATCAGCCACCAACCCTACCGGGCGACCCTGTCCAGCCGCACTCACAGGAAGTGGGGCAGGAACCGGTACTGGCCACTGGAACCACCATCGGAGAGTGCGTGTATGGACCGGAAGGAAAGAGGGGCAACTCCTGGTCATCACCGTCGACCGAGGATAGCTCCGACGACACGCCCTGGTCAAGGTACTGTCCATTATTCTCGTGGCAAGGGGGCGTGAAACAAAGCCATGTAACGGGTGACGATTGTCCCATTTGGAGGAAGAGCAGTCAGTTATGGTTCGGGCTGGCGGACATTGGCTCAACCAACTGATGTACACTGAAGCTGAACATCATTTTCAAAGCATTTCTTAGTAAGAAAAAGTCTTAAAACCAAGCAGTGCTCAGTTTCGTTGCTTAGTGCTTGAATTTTTGGCGAGAACAGGCTTAATGcgcgctgtgctgtgctgctttgCCTTTTTGCTAACAAAGCACAGGCCATCTACAGTAAATTCACTATAGCATGGCGCGTCTGTGTGAAGTCAAGATAAGCGTAATTAGCAGTTGCGTTGCTTTTTCATTGCTTTTCACTGTGCGCAACTACGCCCTTATAGATCTGTGCTCCTGAGTTCCATGTCTCATACAAGGCTGCGGATCGGTAGCGCGCAATAAATTATAACTCTGCTGGCATACGTAGGATAACTGAGCTCCGGCAACTGTGCGACAAGTTGACGTGTCACCAGCCCGAAGCGACGTAGCGACAATCGTGGATGATGTATACGAGTGCAATAATTCTCTGTCGCGTATCCTATATCACAAGCTTTGAGCGCGGCCAAAAGCCAGGATGATCCCGGGACCAGCGTCCTCGATTACTACGTCTGCATAAAAATACTTTGCTTTGTTCCCTACTCCACGAAAGCAGGTCCATGAAACTGCTTCCGAGAGGGGCAGATATCCGCGTCCAAAGCGCAAAGGGAATTGTGTATTTCCAATGTAAAATAACGTATGTACATCGATATAACCCCCACCCTTTCGTGTGGCTGCACATGTAAGCTTCAAAAGGGATCAACGACTAAGGCCGCCGCGAACCCCTTATGGTCCTCGCATTTTCAGGGGCCGTAAACAGGGGCGGTCGTCGTCTCTTAGACACCGGGCGAGCAACATCAGTGCCAGTGAAGCGCGCAGCATGGCACCGTTCTGGCTGCTGGAAGACATCTGCCACTACTTCCCCCGTTGTCAGGAGGACTACGGCGACCCCAGGGGCGGAGCTGGTCGCCCTTCCACAAGGGTGGTCCCCTCGACGTTGCAGTTCTTGAGGCAGCCACACTACGCACTGGCAACGCTCTGCATCGTCGTCGTGTTCGCACTCACCTTCGCGACCATCAAAACGGACGTCTACGTCAGCATAAGGCATGAATCGAGGGGATACCCACGCTCTCATCGATCCGCTGCCAAGCCGCACCCCAGACGAAGACGATCCGATGTATCCGCATCCCAGCCCACGTCGCTGTCCTGCGCATGGGTGAACCCGCCTCAGCAACAGCTCCTGGCCCGGCTCCACCCTTGGCTGAGGGGTCCACCAGGTATCGTCAAGATCCCACAGGGCTTCTTCAGCTTCCCCAAGGGTGCCTCCTCAAAGGCTTTGCGCTTCCAGACGGACCACCCACCAACGTCGCCACCGGAGGGCCTGGCCCAGCTGTATTGACCGGCACAGGTTCTGCAGCACCAGGCGTTAGCCACGGGAAACGCCACAGGAGAGGACCCGGGCGGATCCAGAGCAGAGAAATGCGATTCGTCGTCACGAAAACTGACCGAGGACAGCTACGACGACAACACCCCGTCTGGGTACAGTCGCTGGACACTGCTGCTTCCTTTGGCGTCGTCTACAACGCCTCATTGTTATTAGACATTAGCAGTTGCTGAGGTATACAGCCATGTGTCGTTTCTTGGCGTTTTAGAAACGCGATTATTTTCGTGGCTGCTGCGCCagaattttcgtttttgtcgGCAGATCAAATTGAGACCAAGTGGCTGAACTGCACACGCAGCCATATCCACGAGTATACATTAATTTGTGGCGCATGGGTCAGGGGTCTTTTCTATGCGCCAGGAGAAGGGGTGCATACATTGTCTCCTTTTGCAAAACTAACCGAGCAACGGCGTTTTCTTCTCAGCCAAACTGCGGAACCCTTACGGCACTCCTAGGAACCAAAAGGTTCCGGATGGTAAGGGCAAGGGTTATCGTTACTTTAAACAAATTTAcagcttaagggctgccataatTGCCCTGCTGCACGGCCAAGAACAAAAACCCGTTAATCCGTTCGTGACCCTTTGCTATGCACCCTTGAGGGCGGGGGAGAAGGTTCCTTCCTGCTGTTGCCTCGCCACACTCACGTGAAACTATTAATAAGTGAAGTATTAATACAAAAAACTGACAAAATTCGTTCTGTGCTgcttattaacgcgatagcgatCAGGCTGCCGTTCAgcggaaaacccggcgtcgtccgGGCGGCATTGTGCCGAAAAACCTACGTCTCGTGTGTCCGCCTGAAATGAACATAATAGAAAAGAGAGCTAGAAATGCGAAATAAAGTACGGCGCATGTCTCAGACTCGAATTTATAAAGTTGGTTATTTTACGTAAAGACAAGATTTTTCATAAATTTCTCCCGAGAATCGAACCCTCGACTGTCGGGTAGCCAGTCAGGCACGCTACCGACTTGGTCCCGTGGTCGCGTTGACTTGGGTTAGGTAGAATGGGGAGGGTGATGTCTGTGTAGGGTTGGCTTAACTTGAAGGCGGGACTAAAGTTAACccctaatttttatttttcttggccGTTAATAGGCTGGACCGCATAGAAGAATGGCGCGTTAGTGACTAGAAATTGCTGGAGCATTTAATGGCAGCCAGCTACAAATCAATCACATACAATCAGGTGCACAAGTGGAAATATTGATTAAAATTTATTCCGCTAGCGTCTTCTTGGCGTTCCCATTTCTATCACTGAAATTGTGAAGAGACCATCTTTGCACATGGAAATGTTTCAAAAATATTGAGATTATTCGTTGAAAGATCCGGTATACTCATTTGCTACGTGCTGTCTGAACCAGTGCTAAGTGAGCGGGCCATATACGGAATTATGTTAGAAAGGTGCCATAATTTtgttgcgatagctacattaggctagcatttcgagccttcagtgtggcggcgccgccacgtggtacggagcagctaccggcgaagccgaggaggggagggggagagcggagagggggagagagaatcacgtccagggacgaagatgaagaagcaccgcccagcgaaacggagcggcgaaacgtTAACTCTGCAATTCGACTGAACGTGTTCCACTaggccaactgtagctatcgcgtccctccaggttggtggtggtggtggcgaaaacaTTAGTTATAGGcagaggtgttgggggtcgtgacctgaagggtcacgtccttacaaccactaggtgggatatgcctagtcaggcaccccactgGTGGTTCCCTCAGCCCgtgcgcgctgcgttaaggccctttgggcctcgagggtgcagcagccggacagggtcgcctcccagtcctctcgggtggggtttgggatagggggtagggatgggttctgctgacaggcccacaccatgtggtaggccgcccgtcgaattgaggattgaaatgctttagagttgccgggtaCAGCATTGTGTTAGTGAGCAAGCGCAAGAGTACCCGACACTCACCGCGTCCTATGTCATCttctttttatgcgttgcatattgcaatcactcagttcaggcCTTGGgtgcggccgggcagccaccaaaccacgtgacgtgacgtcacgacagccggaggaaaagcttggccccaactcgcgcggtcgcgcgcggccgcagccaccacctgactcccgctcctcccgctaggggcgctgcgccggcgtgtgacgtcacggaggaaaagctgggccgcaactcgcgcggtcgcgcgcggccgcagccaccacctgactcccgctaggggcgctgcgccggcgcgtgacgtcacttaGGAAAAGCTTGGATGGTCACCTCACTGCCGACAGAAGTCTGAAAGCTCCCGGTTGCAAAAATCCGAAGCGGGCAGAGAACTTTCGCTTCTGTCGGCAGTCCGGTCGGCCCCTTTGCCCCGATTTGGCCCTCAAGATCAGCACACAGCCTACGCACCAGCGCCTTACTCATCCTGAAATGGCGGCGGAAATCTTACTCCGGCAGATCGAAGGCATCTTCCCTGTTTCTGGGTCTTCTCTGCCCAGTGCTGCCGCAAAGAGCCGCGAAAAGATACTGGGtaatgggcgccgccatgtttgtttacaagcgtgcAGCAGCGCTTCCCGCGAAACGGACCTACTCGCCGCGGTTCTTGTGCCGGCCGGCGAAACGGTTCCTTTCGGCGCCGTGGCCACGCCCCGTGACGTAGACGAAAAACGCGGAGCCGCCTCCGGAAGTTTTTCGTCACGCCGGACGTGACGACGGACGGCCAATGAGAGGAGGCGAAAGGAACTGGTTCCCGGACGGAACCGCAGTGGGATCTGGCccctgggccccaactggcgcggtcgcgcgcggccgcagccaccacctgactcccgctcctcccgctaggggcgctgcgctatgattgacgtcacggcatatgtataaaagagctgcgctccttcgccgcagtgatgccaaccctagggatttaTCCCTAGATCTAGTGATTTTCTCTTTGCTTTAGGGATTTAGCGTCTTTTGGTGAAATCTAGGGATTTTGAGGCCTTTTAATTCGTATCTGATTATACTGCCTttcgaacagaaaaaaacaatgaaaaatccTAGTTACTACTCCTCTATTTTTGGGTGATGTTGTGCCCAGCCGATAGATGGCGACACCAGTTCTGCAACGCGAAATAATCGGCTGCTGCACAGAGAGGAGAAACGAAACCATATGAATTTCAAACTGTTTAATCGTGCGTGTCATCACTGGCGCTACGAGTGACTGCTGCTCTACGAAAGAAAAAAGTTGAGTTTTGACTTGTATTGTCTGGATCAACGCGCTACGTTTACACTCACCGCGTACCTTGTCCGTTCAAACGTGCTGCATGTCAGATGGCAACTTCTGGACCGGGAGACTTTGAGGAAGGTGAGCcaagcaaaaagaaagcgaaagcatacaaccaaaaatatttgacaaaatgGGATGCGGATCCAAAGTACAGAGGCTGGTTATCAGTCAGTAAAAAAGGGCCCTTGTTCTTTTCCTGCAAAGCATGCAGATCCGATTACAAAGGGGGAAAATCCGAAATCGACCGCCACCTTGCGAGCTCCAAACACAAAAAAGCGCTGCGAGCTTGCAATCGACCCGCGCGCTGACATCCATGCCTTCAATAAGTGGGCAAACTCAAgtagacaaatctgtcaaagagGCTGAAATAAGACTCGCGGCGTTTATCACGGAACACAATCTAACCTTTAATGCCATGGGGCATTTAGTTGATGTTGTCAAAGCGTCGTGTGACGACTCGCAGATTGCAAAGAACTTGAGTTGCCGCCGGACGAAGTGCGCTGCCATCATAAAGAATGTGCTTGGAGAGGAGAGTCGCAAAGAGCTCTGTGAGCTTTTGCGCAAACAGAAGTTCTCCCTTCTAGTCGACGAATCCACTGACAAGGCAACGGTGAAGCATCtgtccctcgtagcccgagtaATGAACGTCGACGGCGGCATAATGGATGCGTTTTTGGACTGAGTACCACTCAGTGATGCGACTGCCAGCTCTCTCTACACTATCCTGAAGGCAGTGTTCAGTGCTGCGGAAAATCCGCACGACAAAAATTTTATTGGTTTTGCGGCCGACGGAGCGAACGTGATGATGGGTGCACATCATTCCGTCGCGTCGCTGCTACAGGCAGAAATTCCAGGCCTCTTCATTATGAAGTGCGTTTGTCATTCGTTCCATCTGTGCGCCTCGTATGCATGTAACACACTTCCGAGAGGAGTTGAGCATCTGGCACGCGATGTTTTCAACTACTTTTTGTCGCCGAAGCAGACATCTGCCTTCCAAGAATTCCAGAAGCTTGCAGAGGTGAAACCACACAAGCTGTTGCCCTCAAGCCAAACAAGGTGGCTGTCTCTACAAGTTGTTGTGACACGCTTACTTGAGCAGATGCCTGCcctgattttgtttttcaaaaaagccgccactgacgaccgcctgcttgctgcagaagccaTTCTGGAAAAACTGATTGACCCGTCAACGAAACTCTACCTCGAGTTCCTTGAGTATGTCCTGTCTTTTTTCACTAGCCTAAATAAGGAAATGCAGTCGGAAGAAACCAGAATCCACTTGCTCCATGAGAAAGTTTCGGCCATGCTGAAATGCATACTTGAATGCTACATCAAGCGGGACTACTTGGAGGCCACAGCGTTGTCCGATGTGCGGTACAAAGACCCAGCCAAGTTCCTGCCATTGGAAGAAATTTACCTCGGAGCAAAGCCAACTGCCGCACTAGCGGTAACACGCACGGCTTAAACGATAATCAGGTTCACAACTTTCGGCTGCGGTGTTTAGAGttttttattgaagcagctcaTCAGATCTACCTGCGGTTCCCCCTAAAAAGTGAACAGATGAAAAACCTTCGAGTCATAGACCCGAAAGTTGTCGCTTGCGGTCTCCTTTCCTCTGATAGTGAAAGAAAACGAAGTGAATGAACTGGACAGGGAATGGCGACTTCTCCGCAACATGGAGCTGAGCGACTACGCTGACTTGACTGCGAGCCAGTTCCGGCACAAAGTGTCTCAAATGAAAAAAGGAGACGGTTCACAAGAGTACCCCTTGCTGTCAAGTTTTATGAAgaaccttttgtgcctgccacactcCAGCGCCGCTGTCGAACGCGTGTGAAACTTCCAGACGGCTGGAAGAGTAAGTGAAGTGCAACATTATTCAGAGCAGGAGTGTTGTCGACAGCACGGCCTTCGAGCCGACCACATCAGTGAAATGAGGAGTAAACAATAACTAAGCATATAGTGTTGCTCTTGTAATGACAGAAAGAAAGCGAAGAGTACCAACTGTTGTCCCTGGACGAGTGACTAACACAGTGAGGACTTCCTGCACGGTGCCAGGCTTTGCTGTCGACAACCAACTACTCTGATCTAGTTGAAGTTGAAATTGCCAGTTTTTTGTGATTCCAAAAGAAGTTACAAGAATGTACAGCGAGAAGTCCCTAGTTACAAGAACATAGGTGGGACCCGCCCATGAGAATTAATTTCAATTCGCAACTAATCGGCAGACAGAAGCTAAAGAAAGATCAACCTGCACGAATTATGTTGCGAAACAACACAGACAATAAACCATGAGGTACCTAGTATGATTTTCAAAACCGACACATTAGAATAGAGAAGAAAGTAAAATAACACACGGTGTGATACCGTGATACTTAGGATAAATCATACTGGTGTAATGAAAATGACATATAAAGAAGGAAAAGTAGGAAAGTAAGAAAAGAAAAGTTGAAAAGGCAAAGTGCCAATTCTTCGTGAACGACACACTAACACGTACAATGAGGATAAAAGAAGTAGCCATCGAAGCCGGGCGCCGTGCATAAAAACAAGCGGATGAGCTTGATGTAGCGTATCATAGAATCTTTCGGCGGCCAACGCTGGTCGCGATTCGCAGCTCTGAACGGAATTTGAGAGCGCTTGCATTGTAGATACGCTCGAAAGAACTCGACGCATGCGCAGGGAC
Coding sequences within it:
- the LOC144094764 gene encoding uncharacterized protein LOC144094764 yields the protein MRRESEDKEGRGSCRLSLMTLYLQRTANPTSHSSVSAKSAEKELFSRQQPGWRAPPGILEAPQGFFSLLEGPCLKTLLFQMDQPPTLPGDPVQPHSQEVGQEPVLATGTTIGECVYGPEGKRGNSWSSPSTEDSSDDTPWSRGRKQGRSSSLRHRASNISASEARSMAPFWLLEDICHYFPRCQEDYGDPRGGAGRPSTRVVPSTLQFLRQPHYALATLCIVVVFALTFATIKTDVYVSIRHESRGYPRSHRSAAKPHPRRRRSDVSASQPTSLSCAWVNPPQQQLLARLHPWLRGPPGIVKIPQGFFSFPKGASSKALRFQTDHPPTSPPEGLAQLY